GTCCTGCCGGTCAATGCCAAACGCACGCCAGACCCTTTCGATGGTGGCCGGGCGGGTGCGCTCATCCAGCGTGATGCCGATTGCGGTGCGCCCCACGGCGCGCAGGTTGATGCCTTCGTCCACCGCCGACTTGATCACCGCCGATTGCAGCGGCCCCACATCCACCGTGATCGTGTCAAAGAACGTGGCCGGGCGCACGTCAAAGCCACCCTGCTTCAACCCCTCGGCCAGACGGGCGGTCTTGCGGTGGATGCGCTGCGCAATGGCGCGCAATCCGTCCGGGCCGTGAAACACGCCATAGAACCCGGCCATGACGGCCAACAGCGCCTGCGCGGTACAGACGTTCGACGTGGCCTTTTCGCGCCGGATGTGCTGTTCGCGGGTCTGCAGCGACAGCCGGTAGGCCCGGTTGCCCAGGCTGTCGACAGACACGCCCACGATCCGGCCCGGCATGTTGCGTGCAAACTCGGCCCGGGTCGCCATGTAGGCCGCGTGCGGTCCGCCATAGCCAATGGGCACCCCAAACCGCTGCGTCGTCCCGACGGCGATGTCGGCGCCCATGGCCCCCGGCTCTTTCAGCAGGGTCAGCGACAGCGGATCGGCCGACATGATGCCGATGGCCTTGTGGGCATGCAGCTGTTCGATCTGGGCGGTGAAATCACGGATATGGCCATGGGTGCCGGGGTACTGGAAAATCGCCCCGAACACCGCGCCTGGATCCAGATCCGAGGGGGCACCCACCACAATCTCGATGCCCAGCGGCTGGGCGCGGGTGCGGATCACCGCGATATTCTGCGGATGACAGTTTTCATCGACGAAAAAGCCCGGCGCCTTCGACTTGCTGATGCGCTGCGCCATGGTCATCGCCTCGGCACAGGCCGTGGCCTCGTCCAGAAGGGACGCATTGGCAATCTCAAGGCCGGTCAGGTCCGACACCATGGTCTGAAAGTTCAACAGGGCTTCAAGACGGCCCTGGCTGATCTCGGGCTGGTACGGGGTATAGGCGGTGTACCAGGCCGGATTTTCCAGGATATTGCGCTGAATGGCCGGGGGCGTGACAGTGCCGTGGTACCCCTGCCCGATCAGCGATGTCAGAACCTTGTTCTTTGACGCGATCACGCGCATGTGGTGCAAAAGCTCGCGTTCCGACTTGGCCTTGCCGAACGCCAGCGGCGCGGCCTGCCGGATACCTGCGGGGATCGTGTCGGCGATCAGCGCATCCAGATCCTGCGCCCCCACCACGTCCAGCATCTCGTCCATCTCGGCGGGGGATGGCCCGATATGGCGCCGGTTCGCGAAATCATAGGGCAGATAGTCGGTGGGTTTGAAGGTCATCGGGCGGGGTCCTCAACCAATCAGCGCGGTGTAGGCCGCTTCGTCCAGAAAGGACTCCAGTTGCGATGGATCGGACGGCCTGATCTTGAAAAACCACCCCGCGCCCAGCGGGTCACTGTTGGCCAGGCTCGGATCATCGACAAGGGCGTCATTCACCTCCGTGATTTCGCCATCAAGGGGGGCCATGATGTCCGACGCGGCCTTGACGCTTTCAATGACCACGATTTCCTCGTCCTTGGTGACGGTTTCGCCAACCTCCGGCAACTCGACAAAGACCAGATCGCCCAGCTGTGTCGTGGCATGTTCGGTAATGCCCACGATAAACGTGTCGCCTTCGGCCAGCAGCCATTCGTGTTCTTCGGTGTATTTCATCGGGGGTCCCTCTTGGTTCATCGTTTGAAGTTGGCGGGTGTGAAAGGCAATTTGGTGACGGTCACAGGCAGGCGCCTGCCGCGCAGCTCTCCAAACAGCGTGGTGCCTGGGCGCGCGTAATCTGCGCTGACATGACCCATGGCGACCGGGCCCCCGACAGTCGGGCCGAACCCGCCCGAGGTTACGGTGCCAACAGGCTCTGCGCTGTCGTCGGTGTCGAACAGCGGCACGCCCTCCCGCATCGGCGCGCGGCCTTCCGGCACCAGGCCAACACGGCGATTTTCCACGCCGTCTTCGATCTGGCGCAGGATCCTGTCGGCACCGGGAAAGCCGCCCGCCCGATCACCGCCAACCCGGCGCACCTTTTGAATGACCCAGGTCAAACCGGCTTCGACAGGTGTGGTCATGGCGTCGATGTCATGACCGTACAGGCACAGCCCCGCCTCCAGCCGCAACGAATCGCGGGCGCCCAGCCCGATGGGTTCCACGTCGGGATCGGTCAGCAGGGCACGCGCCAGCGCCTCGGCCTCCTTTGCAGGAACGGAAATCTCGTACCCGTCCTCGCCGGTGTAACCGGATCGCGACACCCACGCCTCGACCCCGTTCAGATCCAGCGTCGCCACATCCATGAACGCCATGTCAGCGGCCCGCTGGTCAAGGCGTGCCAGCACCCGTTCTGCCGCCGGGCCCTGCAAGGCAAGCAAGGCCCGGTCGGTGATCTCGGTCACTGTCAGCGCAGGCTCCAGCGCGTCTTTCATCGCGGCGATGTCGGCGTCCTTGCAGGCGGCGTTCACCACCATGAACACATGATCGCCGCGATGCGCCAGCATCAGGTCATCTTCGATCCCGCCGTCTTCGTTTGTGAAAAACCCATAGCGCTGGCGCCCGTCGCCAAGGCCCAGAATGTCCACGGGGATCAGGGCCTCCAGCGCTGTCGCGGCCTCGGCATAGCGGGTGCCCTGCACGCGCACCTGCCCCATGTGGCTGACATCGAACAGGCCCGCCCTGGCGCGGGTGTGCAGGTGTTCCTTCATCACGCCCAGCGCGTATTGCACCGGCATCTCGTAGCCGGCAAATGGCACCATCTTGGCACCCAGCTCTGCATGTAACGCATAAAGCGGTGTCTGTCGCAGGCCTGTCATATCGCCATCGCCTTGTCCAAGCCGACGAGATTTTGGGAAAATCGCGCGGCACCACATGGGGCGCAGACAGGGGTCTGCGCGTCGGTGCCTCCTCTGTCCTGTGCGCCTGAGAACATTATCCCTTCGGCGGATGCGTGCGCATCACTCTCCAGAGTATCTGTCACCCGGCGTTGGTCCTGTGGCCTGAGAGTTTCCGAGGCAGTTGCTCCTTCGGCACCAGTGGTCTGGTTCTCCCAACGTCAAGCGTTGCGAGTTTCGTATCGGAAACATTCAAGCCAAGGCAAGAGAATTCTTGCCCCGCGCCCGTTGGGCATGGTGCGGCGCGGTCTGCGGTCGGGCGGGATGCGGTCAGGCAGCCGTCTTGCGGCCCAGAAGCCAGACAAAGAACACGCCGCCCACCAGGCCGGTGACAATGCCGATGGGCATGTCTTCGGGGGCCATGACGGTGCGGGCCGCGATATCGGCCCAAAGCAGGAAAATGGCCCCGATCAGGGCAGAGCCCGGCAGGACGCGCCGGTAATCGCCGCCCACCAGCATCCGCACCACATGGGGCACCATCAAGCCGACAAAGCCGATGATCCCCGAAAAGGCGACCATCACACCGGTGATCAGCGCCCCCATGACAAAGACGAACAGGCGGAACCGGGCCACGGGTATGCCAAGGGTTGATGCCGTCTCGTCCCCGACGGTCATGGCGTTCAGCGCCCCCGCCCGCCAGATCAGCCACAGACCGCAGGCCAGCAGGATCACCAGCGGATAGACCAGCTGGCTCCACTGTGCGAGGCCCAGGCCGCCCAGCATCCAGAACACGACCGTATGGGTCGCGCGCGGATCACCCAGAAAGATCAGGACATTGGCGGCGGCCATGATGATGAAGGACACCGCCACACCCGCCAGCACCAGGCGGTCGGCACTTGTGGCCTGGGCAAAGCGGGACACCGCCAGCACAATGGCCGTGGCGCCCAACGCCCCCAGAAAGGCCAACAGCGGCACCGTCAGCAACCCCAGGAACAGCCCGGTGTGCAAAAGGGCAAGGATCGCCCCAAAGGCGCCGCCCGACGAAATCCCCAGCAAATGCGGATCGGCCAGCGGATTGCGGGTGACGGCCTGCAGGCTGGCACCCACCATCGCCAGCCCGGCCCCCACCATCATCGCCAGCAACGCGCGGGGAAACCGGATATCCCAGACGATGGCCTCGCGCCCCTGCGACCAGGTCTGCGGGATCAGTCCGGGCGACAGCTTGTTCAGAAACACGCTCCACACCGTCGACAGCGGCACCTGAACCGCGCCCACGGAAATGGCAAACGAAAGCGAGACCAAAAGCGCGGCCAACCCGGCGCACATCAGCACGCCGGTGCGCCCCGGACGTCCGGTCCGGGCCTGGGACACCCTGATTTCGCTCATGCGCTCACGGGGCCCGGAACCCTTCGGCCAGCGTCTTGATGGCCTGGATGTTGCGGGGACCGGGCGTGGCCTCGACATATTCCAGGGTGACAAAGCGGTCGTTCCTGACGGCATCCATGTCGGCAAAGGCGGGGTTGGTCATCAGGAAGGCGCGCTTTTGCGCGGCGGTCACATCGCCATAATTCACGATGACGATGACCTCGGGATTGCGCTCCACCACCTCTTCCCAGGTGACGGTGGCCCAGCTCTTGTCGAAATCCTCCATGATGTTCACGCCACCCGCAGCCTCGATCAGGGCGGTGGGCATGGCATGGCGCCCGGCGGTAAAGGGCGCGTCCTCGCCGCTGTCATATACGAACACGCGCAGGGGCGTGCCGGTCTCCTGCGCCGCGACAAAGGCCGCCAGGTCCGCACGGTAGCCGTCAACCAGGGCGGCGGCACGCGCCTCGACGCCAAAGATGCGGCCAAGGTTCATCAGGTCGGCATACATGTCCTCCATGCTGGCCTTGTCCGTGTCCATGATGTGGGCGCAGGACTCCGTCAGCTCGTAGACATCAATGCCAAACGGGGCCAGCGTCTCCGGCGTCACCTCGCCCCCCACCTTCATCCCGTAATTCCAACCGGCAAAGAAGAAATCGGCATCCGCACCGACAAGAACCTCGCGCGACGGATACTTGGCCGACAGTTCGGGCAACTGCGCCACACCGGCGCGCATGCCCTCATCCAGCGTCTTCCACCCGGAAATACCGGTATAGCCCACCATGCGGTCGGCCAGGCCCAGGACCAGCATCATCTCGGTCAGGTTCACGTCATTGGACACCGCGCGCTCGGGCGGGGCATCAAAGGTGACGGACCGGTTGCAACTCCGGACTGTGGTCGCGGCAGCCGCCAGGCCCGCGGTCAGGCTCAGGGCGAGGGCGGCGGCAATAAAGGTCTTCATGATCAGGGTCCCTTGGTTTGAAGATGAAAGGTCAGGTGGTCGGCGTCGCTGGGGGTCAGGCGCTCGCGCCGGGCGGTCACGCGAAACACGGCCGATACGGCGGCTTCGGACAGCACGTCCTGCGGCGGGCCAAACCCGATGGCCCGCCCCGATTGCAGCAAAAGCACGTCGTCACAGACACCGGCCGCAAGGTTGAGGTCATGCAGGGACGTGACAATGGTCAAGGGCAGTGACCGGATCAGATCAAGGACTTCCAGCTGATGGCGGATGTCCAGATGGTTAGTCGGCTCGTCCAGGATCAGCAGGCGGGGCTCTTGCGCAAGGGCGCGCGCCACCATGACGCGCTGGCGTTCGCCCCCCGACAGGGTGCCCAGATGGCGGTCCGCCAGCCAATGCAGGTCCAGCTGTTCCAGCGCATGCTGCACGATGTCGGCGTCCCGCTTGCCTGCGCCACCCGAAAATCCCTGCCGGTGCGGGGTGCGGCCCAGCGCCACGATCTCGTGCACGGTCAGGGCAAAGTCGCTGGGCTGTTCCTGCAGGACGGCGGCCATGCGCTGGGCTGCCGCGCGGGCGGTCAGGCTCCAGATGTCGTCGCCATCGACATGCACGGTTCCGGTCACCGGCCTGTGGAACCGGTACAGCAGCCGCAGCAACGTGGTCTTTCCGGCCCCGTTCGGCCCGACAATGCCCAGAACACGGCCCGGCGCCAGATCAAAGCTGGTGCGATGCAGCAGCGGATCGTCCCCACGGCGCGGCGACCATGACAGGTCACTGACAGACAGGCGGGCGGCGGTGGTCACGACGCACGCACCTTGCCCGTCTCAATGGCCAGCATGGCGGCAGGCACCCGGGCCAACGTGGTGTCGCGCAGCTTGCCGGGCCGGTCCAGGGACGAACACCACCCATCCTCCAGATCGGCATACAGTCTGGCAAAGGCCAAAAGGTCCTCGATATCGGTGTCGGGATCAATGTCGCCAAACAGATAGGTGGCCTTGCGGGTGCCGTGATAGGCCACGGTGCACGGGCGATCACATCCCGCCATGCAGGCCACGCCAGACACCTCGAAACTGTCGGTCACCGCATCGCCTGCGGTTGTAATGGCCGCGCGCAGACGCGCGATCAGCTCATAACCCGGGCGACACGCGGTGCCCAAGTGCCGGCAAGACGTGCAGATCGTGATGTGATGGTCCATTCGGGCCTCCGCCGCGCAGGGGGCAGAAGGAAACGAAACCATGTCGGTGCGGTATGTGCCGCTGTGCCATCATATGCTCCTGACCAGGCACCCCGCCTGTATCGAGTTAAAGGGCCGACGCGGTCCAGGCGTCGGGGATGGCAGGTCTCCTGACTTGCGGGTCAACGCTTTCCCGAACCTTCCCGGACAGATGTCCAGTGGTCCATATCGGGGTCGCTCACCGCTCACAGTTGCGGGGGCAGTCGCGGATTTGGCGCCTGTCGGACAGGACCGCACCGTGTTCCCTTTTCATCTCTTCGGCCATGGGCCTCCAAGAACCATCGCGAAAACCAAACCGGAATGTTGCGGACGGGTCAATGCACAATCGGCATAGCCATGGATCGTTTTTCGCACGCAGGCGGATGGGGCACCACCCTCGCACCGGCGCATGGGACGATGGGATCGGGCCGGGTCACACGCGTCCGGGACCGGCAGCGCCCTGGCGGGCGTGCGGCACGGGCCATCTTGGTGTGCACCGTCGGACGTCAATTGATCGGCCATGACGCCTTGCATCTGAACACCGCGTCCGAACGACGGGCGTCGCAGGACCGAACCGGACGGGGCCAGATATGCGACACTCCATGATCAACGTACGCCGTCTGCAAACAATCCGCGCGCAGAAATCGTTTGGGCTGCGTCGGTCTGGACCCCACGCAATGTGGAAACCACCGGTGCCACCCGTCGTCCGATGCGCAATGCCGCTGGTCCCGACACCGTGCCGGTCTGTCCCCCCCAGGGGCCGGGCACGGGGCGGCCTGACCGTCAAGGCACGCGCGCGGACCAGCGCAGGTGCCACGTACCGATGGCACTCCCGACATTCGCCAACTGCACAAATGCCGCGCTCCCGACAGCCCCGCGCCACCGCGCGCCACGGCCGCCTGCCGACACGGCCAGCGGATCGCACGGTTTTTCAAGCCGCACGCATCGCTGCCCGGGTGCGGTCCGGTCCGGTCGGCAACGCGTCACCCGCCGCGCGCGCGGCAGATCGGCGGCAGACCAGATCCGGATGTGGTTGATGCGTCCAGGATCGGGACGGGCCGTTCAGGATACAGGCACTATGACACCGTTGATGATGCTGGCGCGTCCACGGTGTCTGCCGGGGGCGTTGGTGCCGCGCGCGCCAACGTGATGGCCCGCGCCGCACGGGTCTGACCCGCCATCCTCATGGACAGGCGTGTGATATCATCGCCTGGCATAGACCGCCCGAACAAGTCATTTGCGATCCGGCCAAAGCACCCTTGGCGACGACCGCCTGCCGTCGCAGCCAGCATGCCGGAAATCCGGTTAAAATTTCGCAACTGCAGCGCGCGCAGGTCCAAGCCCCTGATACGGCGCGCAAATCACAAAACTGCCAAAACAGTGTTAAGCCACCGAACACGCTGTCCCCGCGGGGACAGATCAGTCAAACAGGCTGCGCAGCCCCTTCTTGACCTCGTCTTCCAGCTTCTGTTTCGCCGCATCCTCCAGGCTTTGCCCCTCATCCACGACGCCCAGTTCCTCGGCGACCTTTTCGCGGGCCTTGGCCTTCAGCGCCTCCTTCTCCGCCTCCAGCTTTTCGTCCAGCCGCAGGTCAATCGCGGCGTCCAGATCGGGCAGGATGCTGGGGTCCGCCCAGGGACCGCGGATGCGCACGGGGATTGCCAGGTCCGGCCCGTCCTCCCCTTTCAGCGCGGTGGGGGTAAAGAGGTAGTCGATGTCCTGCGCCCCCAATCCGATCCGGCCATTGCCGCGCGCCTCGAAGCTGCGCAGCACCACCAGAAGGTCGTCGTTAAACAGGTTCCCGCCCTCCATCCGGTAGGTCGCGCTCATGTTTTCGAACACCGTCGTGCGGCCGTTGCCGCGCCCGAATTTCAGCAAGCCATCCAGGTCGATCCCCTCGATCGTGCCGCCCGCAACATTGAATGATCCGTTGCCCGACAGCGACCGCATGATCGCATCCACGTTTTGACCGACGCCCAGAAATTTCAGGTCCAGGTTCGCCTGCCCCGTCAGCATGTCGAGGTCGGCGGCATCCGCAAGGAAAGGCTGCACCGAAAGCCCGCGCATGTTCATGTTGCCCCCCACGCTCAGGCCCGAACGGTTGTTGATCACGAATTCGCCCACCAGCGTGCCGCCATAGGCCGCGACCTCGCGCAGTTCGAACACCATGCGGCGGTTGTCATTGCGCAAGAGGGTGCGGGTCTGGCCCAGCTTGAACTGACCAAGGTCGATGGAGGACGCGGTCAGCGCGATCTCTCCGTTGAAGGCCGCAAGCCCGCTCGCGTCGATGGGGTCCTTGGGCCAGCCTGTCCCCGCGGGGGCAGCACCGCCTCCGCCGCCAGTGCCGGAGGTCTCTCCTCCCATTGCGCCGCGCAGGTCCAGCGCGCCCGCAACCAGTTGCGCGTTCACGGTCGGAGTGCCGTTCAGACTGATATCTGCCGCCCCGTTCAGCGTGTTGCCGCCAAGGTCGGCCCGCAGGTCGCGCAGGGACAGGCGGCGGTCCGAGGTCAGCGTTATTTCACTTGATATTTCAACAGCTTGTCCCAGTTTCTCAGGCAACCCCGGCGCGGGCAGGCCCAGAGCGGACAGGAAGGCATCGGTGCTTGGCAGATCCATGCCGAGCAGGCCGGCCACGTCGCCCGCGGTGCTGGCGCGACCGTCCAGTGTGACACGCCCGCCTCCTGCCTCGATGACCGCCTGAACCGGTTGGACCTGCCCGGAGATAAATCCGGCAAACGCACCGACGGTCGCGTCCACCTGCACCGCGGTCCCCGCCGGTCGAAGGGTCGCGGCGATGGTTGCGGGGCCCAGACGTTCGGGCCAGTCGAGGGACAGGTCCACGCCGGAGTAGGACAGCGTATCTGACCCTTCTGCGGCATAGATCAGGGTGGCGTCCGTCACCTGCAACTTCTGGATCGACAACGCCTGCGGCGTCGAGGCGGCGCCGGGCGCGGGTGTCTCCGTTTCGATCTGCGCGGCCCCGGACGCATCGGTGAACACCCAGCTGGCCCGCCCGTCCGCACGGCTTTCGAGGCGGATGGTGGGGCGCGTCGCCTCGACATTGGTGATGCGGATTTCGCGGCTCTGGATATAGGCCATCACATCAACGCCGATGGCCGCGTTTTCGGCCGTCAGCATCGGGCCCTGTTCGGACCAGTCGGCATTGCCGACCTCAAGCCCGTCCGCGCGCACGCCCAGCACCGGCCACAGGGTCATGGACACGCCCGTGATGGTCACGTCGCGGCCCGTTGCCTTGCGAATCTGATCGGCGGCAATGGCCCCGATACGGTCGGCCGGCAAAAAGAAGACCGACACCCCGGCCACCAGCACGAGGATCAGGGCAAACCCGACCAGACGCAAAACCCATTTCATGACACTGCTCCCGTTCTGATGACGTGTTGAAATCAGCCTAACGCAGCGTGTGCCTGCACCCCAACCCTTTTCGCGGGTGCAGAGTTCACATATGAGGCACGACATGAGCCAGAACCCGCCTGACTTTCGCCCCGATCTCGCGCCCAAGGCGCGGCTTGAGCAGAATGCGCCCCGCGCCCAACCGGACGGCACCGGCCGCCCCGGCCAGCCGACCATCGGGATGGTCAGTCTGGGGTGCCCCAAGGCGCTGGTGGACAGCGAACGCATCCTGACCCGGCTGCGGGCCGAAGGGTACGGCATCTCGCCCGACTATGCGGGCGCGGATGCGGTGATCGTGAACACATGCGGGTTTCTGGACAGTGCCAAGGCGGAAAGCCTTGAGGCCATTGGCGAGGCGCTGGACGAGAACGGCAAGGTCATCGTGACGGGCTGTCTGGGGGCCGAACCCGAATACATCACCGGCGCACACCCCAAGGTGCTGGCCGTGACGGGGCCGCATCAATACGAACAGGTGCTGGATGCCGTGCACGCCGCCGTGCCGCCGGACCCCGACCCCTTTGTCGATCTGCTGCCCGCCCGCAGCGTCAGCCTGACGCCGCGCCATTTCAGTTACCTCAAGATTTCAGAGGGCTGTAACCACAAGTGCAAGTTCTGCATCATCCCCGACATGCGCGGGCGGCTGCAATCGCGCCCGGCCCATGCGGTGGTGCGCGAGGCGGAAAAGCTGGTCGAGGCGGGCGTGAAAGAGCTGCTGGTGATCTCTCAGGACACCTCGGCCTACGGTGTGGACATCAAACATGCCGAGGATCGGGGGCACCGGGCGCATATCACCGACCTTGCGCGTGATCTGGGGTCCTTGGGCGCTTGGACAAGGCTGCACTATGTCTATCCTTATCCACATGTGCGCGAGCTTATTCCGTTGATGGCGGAGGGGTTGGTCTTGCCCTATCTCGACATTCCCTTCCAACATGCCCACACCGACACGTTGCGCCGCATGGCGCGGCCTGCGGCTGCGGAACGGACGCTGGACCGGATCGCGGAGTGGCGCGACATCTGTCCCGAGATCACGTTGCGGTCCACTTTCATCGTGGGCTACCCCGGCGAGACGGAGGCGGAATTCCAGACCCTTCTGGACTGGATGGACGAGGCGCAACTGGATCGCGTCGGCTGTTTTCAATACGAAAACGTCGATGGCGCGCGGTCGAACGCGTTGCCCGATCATGTGGCGCCCGAGGTCAAGCAGGAGCGGTGGGATCGCTTCATGGAAAAGGCGCAGTCGATTTCCCAGGCCAAGCTGGCGGCCAAGGTGGGCATGCGCATGGATGTGATCGTGGACGAGGTCGACGCCGAGGCCGCGACCTGCCGCACCAAGGCCGACGCGCCCGAGATCGACGGCAACCTGTTCATTGACGAGGGGTTCGAGCACCTGACCCCCGGCGATATCGTCACTGTCGAGGTGGACGAGGCGGGTGACTATGACCTGTGGGGCACGCGGGTTTAGGGCGGACCAGCATCCGCCTTGGGATTGGCACGTTTTTCAGATATTTCCGTGGCTTGGCCACCGCATGTCGCGCGTGGTCGTGCAGGATGGTTGCAATTTGGGCTAAATGTTCTATATTTGTTCTCAACCCCAAGCGCAAGCGAGGAGAACGCCCATGTCGATCCATCCCACCCTTCCCGGCCTGTTCGAGCCGGTGCAGACCGCCCTGCCACTGGATGTGGCACCTGCAACCGACAAGCAGATCGCCTATGCCCGCACGTTGGCGGCAAGAACCGGGCGCGCCGTGCCCACGGCGTTGTTTGGCGACAGGGCGGGGTTGTCGGCGTGGATTGATCGGGCCAAGCCGAAGGCAGCCGAGGGCCGGTTTTCGGCCTATCCCAGTGCAAAACAGGTGCAGTTTGCCGAGCGTATTGCACGGCTGAAACGGCGCGAGGTGCCGCCTGAGTGTTTCAAGGACAAGTCCCTGATGGCACGGTGGATCGATGGCAACAAACCGCGGTGACTGCGACGCTTTGACTGTGGTCGGGGGACGTTGCGCGCATATCTTCGACATATGAGTGATGACACCCGCGTTCTGTACAATGCCGACTGTCCGGTCTGCAATTTCGAGATCAGCCACTATGCCAGGTATAGCGGTGATCAGGCCCTGCCCATTCGGTTCGAGGACCTGAACCGGGCCGAGATGGCCGATTGGGGAATGGACCGGGATGCCGCTGCGCGCAGGCTGTACGTGCTGAAGGACGGGCAGATGTATGGCGGCATTCCCGCCTTCATCGTGTTGTGGCAGGACATGCCCCGCTATCGCTGGCTGGCCCGCATCGTGGCCCTGCCCGGCGTGCATTGGCTGGCATCGAAGGCCTATGACCATGTGCTGGCGCCGCTGATCTACCGCTGGCACCTGCGCCGCCAAAGGGCAGCGACGTCAACCCCTTCGTGAGGAATTGTGCATAGACCGAGCGTGTTTTGACGGTCAGGGTGGTGCCATGCCTTATCCATATTCCGTTCGTGAAACCGTGGCCGATGCGTCGGTGCACATGCTTGGCCTTGGGGCGGGTGTGACCGGTGCCGCCATGCTGATCATGCATGTGGCGCAGACCCATGGGGCGGCGCAGATCGCGGCGACCAGTGTGTATGCGGGGTTGGCGGTGTTCGCGCTTTTGGCTTCGGCCCTCTATCACCTGCTGCCGTGGGAGGCGTCGCGCCCGGTGTTTCACCGCATCGATCACGCGGCCATTTACCTCAAGATTGCGGGCACCTACACGCCGCTGGTCGTGCTGATCGGGTCCGCCTTTTCCTATGTGGTTCTGACGGCGGTGTGGGCTGTGGCGCTGGTGGGCGCGGTGGCCAAGCTGAGCTTTTGGGCCACGGATGCGCGCGGGTCGCTGGCGCTGTATCTGGCGATGGGATGGGCCAGTGTGCTGCTGATCTGGCCGATGTGGCAGAACTTGCCCGGCGCCTCGACCGCGTTGATCGTGATGGGCGGGGGCCTTTATTCGCTGGGCACGGTGTTTTACGCGATGAAGGCGCTGCGCTTCCAGAACGCGATCTGGCACAGCTTTGTGCTGGCGGCCTCGGCCTGTTTCTTTGGCGCGGTGGCGTTGGGCGTATCAGCCTGAGCGGCGGGCGAGGGCTGCGAACTGGTCGGCGTTGCGGCAATAGCCGGGCGTTTCGGACACCGCGCCGGCCTGCGCCTTGAGCCATGCGGCACAGGTGTCGGGCCGGGTACAGCCCGCGCAGCGCAAAACCAGATCCGAGATGTCACCGGGGCTGAGATCGCCGCGCAATGCGGCCTCTTGCAGGTCGACGCCGCGGGCGGCGGCCATGCGATCAACGAGATCGGCGTGGGTCTTGAGGCGGGCATCGGACATGGGTGTCCCTTTCGCTTTGGCACGGATGGACCCACTGTGGGGCGTGGCCCGCAGCCCCACCTTGATCCATGTCAAAGCGCGTCGAGATAGGCCTTTACGCAGGTCTGCACGTGGCGAAATCGGTCCCCGCCCAGATGTTTGCCGCCGTACCACCGGGTCACGACGATCAGGTGATCGCTCAGCCCCTCGCGTTCGAGCATCCGCAGGATGACCATGCCGGCCCCGGCTTCGCCATCGTCGCCCTTGATGGGGCCGCCTGACGACAGCACTGCACCCCATGTGTTGTGGGTGGCCCTGGCATAGGTCCTGTCCCGCTTCAGCGCCTTGAGGGCTGCGTCGATCTCCAACCGGGATGTGACCGGACAGCCCGCCACGGCGTATCTGGACCCCCGGTCGGTCAGCACATGCCCCACCTGTTTCAAGGTCGGGTTTCCCGGACCCGACAGGGCCGGTCGCATGTGCTACCTGATCCGCATTTGATGACGCACAGACTTTT
The DNA window shown above is from uncultured Tateyamaria sp. and carries:
- a CDS encoding AsmA family protein, which translates into the protein MKWVLRLVGFALILVLVAGVSVFFLPADRIGAIAADQIRKATGRDVTITGVSMTLWPVLGVRADGLEVGNADWSEQGPMLTAENAAIGVDVMAYIQSREIRITNVEATRPTIRLESRADGRASWVFTDASGAAQIETETPAPGAASTPQALSIQKLQVTDATLIYAAEGSDTLSYSGVDLSLDWPERLGPATIAATLRPAGTAVQVDATVGAFAGFISGQVQPVQAVIEAGGGRVTLDGRASTAGDVAGLLGMDLPSTDAFLSALGLPAPGLPEKLGQAVEISSEITLTSDRRLSLRDLRADLGGNTLNGAADISLNGTPTVNAQLVAGALDLRGAMGGETSGTGGGGGAAPAGTGWPKDPIDASGLAAFNGEIALTASSIDLGQFKLGQTRTLLRNDNRRMVFELREVAAYGGTLVGEFVINNRSGLSVGGNMNMRGLSVQPFLADAADLDMLTGQANLDLKFLGVGQNVDAIMRSLSGNGSFNVAGGTIEGIDLDGLLKFGRGNGRTTVFENMSATYRMEGGNLFNDDLLVVLRSFEARGNGRIGLGAQDIDYLFTPTALKGEDGPDLAIPVRIRGPWADPSILPDLDAAIDLRLDEKLEAEKEALKAKAREKVAEELGVVDEGQSLEDAAKQKLEDEVKKGLRSLFD
- a CDS encoding hemolysin III family protein; translation: MPYPYSVRETVADASVHMLGLGAGVTGAAMLIMHVAQTHGAAQIAATSVYAGLAVFALLASALYHLLPWEASRPVFHRIDHAAIYLKIAGTYTPLVVLIGSAFSYVVLTAVWAVALVGAVAKLSFWATDARGSLALYLAMGWASVLLIWPMWQNLPGASTALIVMGGGLYSLGTVFYAMKALRFQNAIWHSFVLAASACFFGAVALGVSA
- a CDS encoding YigZ family protein, coding for MRPALSGPGNPTLKQVGHVLTDRGSRYAVAGCPVTSRLEIDAALKALKRDRTYARATHNTWGAVLSSGGPIKGDDGEAGAGMVILRMLEREGLSDHLIVVTRWYGGKHLGGDRFRHVQTCVKAYLDAL
- the rimO gene encoding 30S ribosomal protein S12 methylthiotransferase RimO, translated to MSQNPPDFRPDLAPKARLEQNAPRAQPDGTGRPGQPTIGMVSLGCPKALVDSERILTRLRAEGYGISPDYAGADAVIVNTCGFLDSAKAESLEAIGEALDENGKVIVTGCLGAEPEYITGAHPKVLAVTGPHQYEQVLDAVHAAVPPDPDPFVDLLPARSVSLTPRHFSYLKISEGCNHKCKFCIIPDMRGRLQSRPAHAVVREAEKLVEAGVKELLVISQDTSAYGVDIKHAEDRGHRAHITDLARDLGSLGAWTRLHYVYPYPHVRELIPLMAEGLVLPYLDIPFQHAHTDTLRRMARPAAAERTLDRIAEWRDICPEITLRSTFIVGYPGETEAEFQTLLDWMDEAQLDRVGCFQYENVDGARSNALPDHVAPEVKQERWDRFMEKAQSISQAKLAAKVGMRMDVIVDEVDAEAATCRTKADAPEIDGNLFIDEGFEHLTPGDIVTVEVDEAGDYDLWGTRV
- a CDS encoding DUF6455 family protein: MSDARLKTHADLVDRMAAARGVDLQEAALRGDLSPGDISDLVLRCAGCTRPDTCAAWLKAQAGAVSETPGYCRNADQFAALARRSG
- a CDS encoding thiol-disulfide oxidoreductase DCC family protein, with protein sequence MSDDTRVLYNADCPVCNFEISHYARYSGDQALPIRFEDLNRAEMADWGMDRDAAARRLYVLKDGQMYGGIPAFIVLWQDMPRYRWLARIVALPGVHWLASKAYDHVLAPLIYRWHLRRQRAATSTPS